Genomic window (Eubalaena glacialis isolate mEubGla1 chromosome 6, mEubGla1.1.hap2.+ XY, whole genome shotgun sequence):
accCAACCTTAGCAAATAGAACACAGCAAGATGCGGATTAGCAGCTTGTGTCTACAAAGCACCACTGCGTACCTCAAAGAATTTTCTGCCAGAAGGTGGTACCCGAAGGGGGTGGATCTGAAACACCCAATCAGGTGGGGGGCTGGGCAGCTGATGCCTTTGACTGTGCcctgaaatgaaaacagtaaGTCTGACAAAATACCCACCAAAACACCACCTTCCTCATTCACACTTTATAAGAAGATGTGACATCTGGTGGGGTTAGATATTCTCAATTCATAAGAGAACACCACCACTTCCAAAGAGAAATGAATTCATGTTAGAGATAAAGAAACCAGTTACTGAGAGAGGTGACTGAAGGACAGGGTGGCATGGCTTACTTATCTTCAACGAGCATTTTAAATGTTGATGGACAAAAGTGCACACTGGGGTGGGACCCTTTTTGAGAAGGGAGTTGTTCGCTGCGTTCTTGTTGCCAAAGTTCAATTTGATGCATAACCACTGTTTGTGACAGGCTGTTTTTCATAGTGACAAATTATAATAGAGAGGCCCGAATAAAACCCCCAAGCCAGCAATCCTGGAAAACCTGCATTCTCATCCCATCTTCTACAACtattccaaaaacaaatgaaaaaatcttACTCAAATTAATAATAAGGCTAATATAACCCAAATTGATTCATTTTATagtagaaatacattttgtaaaaataaaaaaagcatgaaaaataatctttcccacatattttgtttatcaaaTACAAGAATAGATTCTAATCTCAACACGCCCAAGTTAAGAGTGCTAACTTTAAGAAGCagaattttaatgtttaattcaaaaataatttattacacATCTACCTGCATTAAATTTTAGGCTGcatattttcttctcattttcatcTTAATTTTCAAGCTTCTAtgaaaataagcatttaaaaattagttttccaTTATGACACTTCTAATATTagcaattatattttaattgataATCAGTCAGTAAGCTAGACTTCTACAGatcaaccaattaaaaaaaagggggggaagtTTGCACAAAGAACATTCTGTTTAAAATCTAATGCACGTCTAAACTTGGGCTTTACATTTTTATCCAACCCTTTCTTGAAGAGCCTTAAATGCACAGTTTAGCAATTAAAGTATGGCGACATGACGTTAATTAGACAATGTCCATATGTCCAAAGTATTTCTTGACTGATCCAAAATGTGGGGACAATCCTACTTTTAGCTCATGACTGCCCAACTGGAACATTTCACTGCCTCTGGACTTACAACTTGGTGGGAATTACGTAGGACCATAATTAGGAAAAGTATCCAAACagaagagatgaatgaaaatgtaaaagtcaaATAATAAGGGCATATAAACCCATTCCTGACTGTTCTTCCAGACTCCATTTTTAGAGTAACGCCTTCCATGTGCTTTCGTTAAtggcttctttactcctgtgtgaCTAGACTGGCGTCAGGTCCCTAAGTAAGAATTGCTCTTGGCAAACACCTTACTCAGGGGTGTTCTGAGAATGGTACTGTGAAAGGTACTTGTCACTGACTAGTGACTGAGCTTTCCCTTTCTGAGAACTgtcattttgttaaaatatgaTTGAGGCTGAGCCCCAGATAAAGTAGCTTCTCTACAATATACACATACTTATTAAATTCAAGCACATTTCGTAGTGGCAGGCAGTAATGACTcgattgaaaacaaacaaaagggttCTAGCTGTTTTCTGATTACAGGCACTACTCCAAAGTTTCACAGACATATCTACATTGTATAATTCATTCACTAGATAGAGGGGAAGGTCCCAGCCATAACTTCAGAGCATTCCAGAGAACAAATGGCTTCCAGCATGCAGTCAAGCACTTTGAGAGGGAACGCTAAACACACTGCAGACTGAAACATAACTGCTGCAAGCTGGGCATTGAGTGGGCACAACTTCATTACTCAGACTGTAACGCTCAAGTATCTAGTATTACAGATCGTTATTTATCAGACACATGAAGGAAACAGGGGGATAAAAAATGCCAAATCCCTTTCCAGTGCCATCATAAATATTGGGAACTTCTGGTTGAAAGAACATGCTGAAATGGACCAGCAAGGATGTTTTACGTaacagcttttgttttgttttttataaaatcCCAGGCCCATGTGACACTGGATTTtggttttcgttttgttttggttttttttagtattttaaaaaaagttcttacTTATTTTCTATGAAACGTACTGGGaacagaaaaagtctgcagcaTCTTTTGTCATTGGAAAGTTTGTTTCCGGGGGTGTGCAGGAAGCAGGAATTATTCAAATTTCTTGTGTTCTTCAGCATGAGAAAGGACCTTTCTTCTCTGGTGTATCATGTGGAAGTATAACTGgggaaaaactggaaagaaaagaaagaattcattAAGGAGATGATTTAAAATCACATGTTCTATGTAAAGCACATGGCCTTGAGGTCCTCTCTGACTCTCTGACCACTTTCTCTTCCAGCAACTAAGGAAGGTAACAAAGTGGGcttggagagagaggaaaaacacaGAGGGACTGACTTTCCCGCTTTAGCCGAGGGGGAAGGGTAGTGTGGACTGCCATGACAGACACTACTGACACTGCCATTACCAATCAAGATGCCACAGAGCCGCCAAATAACACTCCTTGCACTCTCTCATATTATCTTCACATTTATTCTCTGATTCCCCAACAACCAGGGGAAGAATTCTAGTGATGGAGTTCTTATTCCTGTTCACAGAGGAGGAACTCAAGCCCCAGAGAGGGTGGGCGCGTGCCTGGGGTCTCACAGCAAATCACTGACAGAGGCAGGACCAGGCTCGGGGCTCCTGACTCTTAGTCTCAGCCTCTCTGTTACTGCTCTGTCATCAGGGAGGATCTCCTGAAAGTACTTGCAGAGAAAGGCTGTTCTTTGAGTGGGAAGACTGAAGAGGGGGAGGAAGGCTATGACATTTGATCTGAACACCACTAAGCCGGGTTTGGATGCAGAAAAAGTCCATATGAAAAGCAAGCCCTTAGGCACCGGAGATTCTGTTCTTGGTCATTtcatagattactttaaaaaggaCTGGTTCTCAAATGAACAGGGTGGTCCTGCCTCCCTAGGGAGTCTTTAGAAATGCGGGTGGGGGGAGAGTATTGAAGGGGGTAGATTACTGGCATTCGGCACAAGGGGCCAGGAATGCCAAAAGCCACAACGTTTGACAGTCCCCCATGACTAAGAACTGTGTCATCCCAAATGCCTATAGTGTCCCTGCTGGGAAATGCCAGTTTAAACTACCTGACCTTCACAAGGTTACTGTAAACTGGGGGTTCAAAAACCATGTGAAAAACTCCAGTGAGATGGTCTTGGATGTACActatccctccttcccttcccaactGCTCCAATCTCTGTTTTTTAGACAGTAACCTGTGTTTTGGGGGAGGTAATTTCTACTACTGCCAACTCTCCTCTCacagtttcttcctttttagatGGATTCCAAGTTGGCCAAATGTCAAATGATCCTCCCAAAGTACTCCAAGACATCAGTGGGTGTGTGCACATAGATCTGATAAACTGCAGAGGAGGCCCCAGTGCCGAACAGGGCTGCCATCCACTCCACTCACTATTTGCAGGCAGGAAGTTATTCACAGAAAAGACCCAGCTTGTGCATAAAATTCAACAGTGAGAGAACTATTTTGGTATGAAAGCCAGAAAATTTGACAAGCTCTATAATCTAAAAACTGGAAGTAAAGATATAATTAAACCATAAGGAATGCTAATTGTAATCATTTGAAAATGTGTGGCCAGTCACATTTCTACAGACCTACTTTAGTAAAGGGAAACTTTGAGGCAAAGTACACTAAGGACTTTTCCACTGGCTGCATCTGTTATTACGCCGCTCATAAGGTGGCTATAGCCCCACAGGCTCTGAGGGAGAACAGCGATCCAGAAGCCATTCATTAGGCCCTTAGTGGCAGCAAGACGGCCAAGTACACCACCTTCATCCCCCAGGCAAGGGCCTGCTGGCTACAGAGGGTCAGGGGTCAGAACTGGAGAGCAGATATGGCCCTTTCATTTTTTCACATCTTCCAGAGGTTTCTCAGTGCCAAGAGAAAGGAATGTGTGGGGGAGGCCAGGAGAATGGGGGCACTTGGGTTGGAAATTCTCTACTGCTCTGAGAGTGACTCCCTGGTGACCAGAACTTGGGTGACACTGTCTCCCATCTCAATTACCCACATGTTCACATTGAATCCAACTACAGTGGCTGAAACAATTCCAGATGCATGGCTCCTGCTTTTAACTACTGAAAATCTCAACCTGCCAACAGGCCGTTTAGAATTCTACCCTCTGCTCTTACAGTTCAGGACATGGAGGGTGGAGATGGCGGCTGTGCACGTATGTGTGTCTGGCTTGGTGTGTCGGAGTCGGGGTAGGGAGCTGTGCGTGTCACTGGACCCACCTTCCTGTAAGGAAATGGGCTCTCTTAAGACTTGAAGGCTGAGAGCAACTGGAAATGCTCTGCTTGGGGCAAGTTTCTTCTGTTCCTCTAAAAATCAGAGGTGTGGTTATGGTTACTGACAATGTGGAGAGTGCCCTGCTTCTTGGTGCCCTCACCCTACTCATTGTTTCTCATTTCTCTCAGCCTTTTTTTAAGGCTATAGCTAACTTTCTATAGCCTTTTTAAGGCTATAGCTAACTTTCTACAGCCTTTTTAAGGCTATAGCTAACACCTGTATAGCTAACTTTCACCAATTTGCACAAGGATGGGGGGAGGTGATGTACACAGGACTTAGATGTCTACTGAGTCCTGCGGATACTGTACATACTCATACTGCATCTGCAGCAGAGGAGGAGAAGAGCATCTTGCAAGGGACTCCAAAGCACCTCGATATGAGAAAACTCCCAGGGCTGCGGCTCATGGGCCACACACAATATGGGCTATGTGTGCACCAATGCAACATCAGGTCAGGACCATAGTAAAGAGGTGCTGCTTTATGTAAGATATGTATATCATTAACTTCCCATTAAAGAGGGTTAAAAGAAATGTAAGTTGTAGAAAGGAAACCAAATTTGGTAAAGAAAGCTGCATATCAACAGCAACCTCTCCTAACTCTGCATTTTCTTCTCATAAATACCAAGTTTTCGAAAGTTGGAAATGTGCAGCTGGCTGGAATGAACTGTACAAACTGGTCTCAATATTAACAACCTAAACTACTGAAAACATTCAGGGCCATTGGCTCAGGCCAGAAGCATAGTGAGTGCCAGCAGACACAAACATGGTCTGCATGACCATCCTGAGCCGGGGTGGGGAGTTAGGGATTTGGAGGGAAACTTTTAATCCCTGTCCTTGTTCTACAAGAGTTAAGCTGCCttagaaatgaaagaatacaGCTTTTAAACCAAGCCAAGTTCTCTTATCAAAAAGAGGCTGAGAGTGGAAGAAGGGGGAAGGATTGAGGTAAAAGCAGACGTCTGTTGAGAGGAGAGCGCTGCCCTACTCCCTGTAAGACAGCTGGCTCTAAGgtctgtgttttctctcttttctcttttaaggCCAAGAAGGACAATCCCAGAGAACTGGGCTTGTTTTCCTTCAGGAATCCTACCATCCTATGCTTGACCAGGCCCCTTCGCTACACTGAGAGGTCAGCAGGCAGAAGCAAAAGGCTGGGCAGCGCTGGTTGCCCACCAGAGCACAAAAAAAGACTACGAGGTGCAGACAGACACGGGTTGCCCTGCAGAACTGTTCCTGGAATAAAGCCCCTCCTTCTCTTCAACAGACAGAAAATCTTGCAGCAACTCTGAGGTAGGGGTCCCAGATTTCTGTCAATGACGCAGCACCTTGTTATTGGTTTGATTTCACGCTATTCTCCTTGCCCCTTTCCCAGTTACCCAATACAGCATCTATTGCCATTCAAAGACTTATGTTGAATTCAAATAAATCCTGTGGTGCTCCTCGGGATATCTGTTAGTCTGGGTGTGGCAAAACTGCAATTAGGAATTGTTGCTCTAGAGACTGGAAATGAAACTCTAGGGGTACAAAATTAGAAAGGTGAAAAGctctaagttaatttttattacttaaatttttaCACTCTTCCATATTTATCTTTTGTTTGAAAATCAACTACCTTTTACATTTGAAGAGAGATGGCCTTTAGCCACCATGGTTCTAGCACCAGAGAGGAGGACTTGATCAttaataaagagcagaaaatgAATCATGTAGCAGAACTGCATCCAAGAACTTCTCCAAGATAAATGTTCACATGAAATCGGGGTGCGCTGTTTTTCTCACAATGCATGAAATGCAATTTTCCacagggggacacaaacatgtcACCTGTGATTGTTAGGATGATTCATTCAGTTAATGCTGTGGGCTGAAGAAAAATCCAACCCTCCAGTCTGAATTTAACCTGAGGTTTAGGGGAGAACATAGCATCTCACAGACTAAAATAAGATTCAGAGTCACAAGGCCTATGGAAGTAGCTAAATGAGAAGAAACATTAACTTTACGTGTCCTTGGGTAAAACAAGATCCTTTTGGATATGTGGAAATCAATCATAGGATTGCAACTGAACATCAGAACTTGAGAAAAGGAGTAAACAACTCTTCCTCAGCAAACATGACTCATTTCAGAGAAGCCTCAAACATggctttttctctctgttaatgTGCTGATAGGCATGTTTGATTATCCATATATTTAAACCTTCCGAAGTACTATTAAAATAATTGGAAATCATCCTGAAGATAACACTATGTCCTATTCAGATGACTTTATTTCCAaacaagaaatatagaaaaaataaattaatctatttttattttatttgtttcgaGTTAACTATCAATTCCTTAAAAGTGAAGTAACTGTCTATTTTGATacagtaaaaatgtaaaaatctctttacagtgtttttcaaatACCATACAAGCAGTTCTCAAGAGACAGAAAAACTCAAGGTAAGGTCtttaatggcttttttttttttttttttttttttgctttccacTCAGTACTCTCCTCCAATAGACAGTTAACCTATCCTGGAATTCACTGTTTAAAACACACACTGAGAAGGACTACATTTTGGCAGCTGTATTGAGAAGGGTTCATCTTTATTCAATTACTACCAGAGAAAATTCCCTCTGACAGTCGGCATTCAACAAAAACCAAAGCGTTCCCAATAAATTAGATTTATGGTGTAAAAACAACCAAAGGCATTTAACTCTAGTTATTCTTGAGCCAATTtttgaaacataaataaatatatgcataaacaTCTACTTACTTGGAATGTAGGAGATCATTATCAGAATTAGGAATGCATAATAGTCAAAAGAGAAATTGTATTTGTTAGGTAAACTGATGGAGTACAGGCCAGACTGTCTGACAAAGGGCAAAGCGGCATATATTGTGAGCAATTCTCCTGACACTCCCATTGGGTACAGCACAATGAAAAGCGTgtacctaaaacaaaacaaaatattcattACTGAGGTTCGAAGCCAGCTTTAGTAGAAAGATGCATCCCCACCAATACTGATTACTTGGTAGAAAGCTATCGTTTATACATTTCCCTGTTTACCCACTGCTTAAATTCAGGTTTTACAAGCCAGTTTTTGAAAAGGGCCAAAGCAAGTATGTTTCTGaatgttctaaaataaaagaaatgtgtttGGTCAGCCTCAAAATTTGGCCTGAATACACAACTCTTCAAAACAACTCCCTAAAATAATTGAGATGATGCCAAATATTGGTAAAGTAGGGGCACTGAGTCATGGTTTATACTGAAGGGTCCTGCCtcgtggggtgggggtgagtttGGGGGGGAAGGTGTTGGAGCATGGCGTCCAGGACTCCCTACAATGTACACCAAAGTCTGGTCTGTGGACTGAAAAAAACAGCATATCCAACGTGTGTATACTGCTACAACTTTTCAAATGTCTGTACGTGctactgtgaaaataaaatatacgctaattttaaaaaacattaaaaatttttataataagccTTTAGTCATTACATAATTTTCCAGACAAAAAAACTACAATTACTATCACATGGGTGACTCCAcacaatttttttcactttaaaaaaaggaGTTCCTCAGGTTTCAAAAACAATTCAGAGAGGTTCATCCTATGGAACTAACTGGAAGCCATTCTGAGGTATAAGTATTACTAAAGAAATCATCAGCTCAGATTTTAAAAAGCCTTTGGCTGTTTGTGGCTGACAATAAATACTGAGCTCTAAATGTCCAGGTACAGGAATTGTGCTGAGAAATCTGTGACAAAAGAAAGACATGTTCTCCATTGCTAACTTCAGCCATGCTAAGGAGGATGGTGGAAAAGGAAGACTCTTCCATGGGCCACAGAAGACCATGGACAAAAGAATCGTTCTCTAATTGTAAAATCAGGGTTTGGTCAATAAACTTTCCCTATAACCAGGATAGACAGCTTTCACAAGTCTGCCCAGCTTGGTTAGAAACTgctatattttccccattctccccttttcctaatacaaatgtttattgaaaaaaaagaaaagaaaaaggagaagttcaCATGCTTGAAATGTTGGAGACATTTGGTTTATGTCTCTGTTTAATCACTAAACTCATAAATTGTCTAGGAACCATCGTTTTCCTTTTATGAAATGAGGAACTTTGGCCCCAAGGATAATTTTGATCCTTTGGCTTTGTCACTCCTTCCTGTCGTCATTTCTAACTCAGAAAACTGCTCACAACTGTGTCACACATTAGTTCAGATAATTAGATGAACTATCAGCCTTTTACACAATTCATAACAAATATTACTGCTAAAAATAATCAAAGCAAACTAAACTGATAATATGCTAAAACTGCCATGTAACATTTgttattaattaaaaagtaatttaagagTTATCTTGTTGGCAAAATTGAGACAAGAATTGGACTTGGTCCAAAATCCATCAAAATGGCAGAAGCTTATCAGTAAAATTTTCTATGGACAAAAAAGGGATGGCACATCAAATCTCTTTTGAATAATTTAACTGAAAAGAATTGATCCCAAGGAAATAAGTagagataaaaaattttaaagtgtttctATTAATCAAAGTTATGTACAGTCACTTATTCTGATTAAATCTATAGACCAGATTTCTACCTAACCCGTCTCACacaatttcatatttatttacttatttatttattggccacgccGCGCAggttgcaggatcctagttccccgaccagggatcaaacccaggcccacagcagtgaaagtaccaagtcctaaccactgaaccaccagggaattctcacaattttatttttagaaataaaaaatagtatttagGCAATAAACGAAAAATACAGTGATAGATCACTTCAAAAGTTAGTCTTCATTCCCTGTACTTCTTTACCTGGCCCATTTGATGAGGTAAGGCAGATGGTTTAATAGACTGAATGTATAAAAGGAGTAACGGATAATTTCTGTGATTGTCCAGGCAATAACAAACAGGAGGACACTGTCTTCACTCTGTACCTATAGGAAAAGgaagacaaaagcaaaagcaaacacaTAAAACATCTTAACAAAGAAGCACTCACCATGTGGGGAGCCGAGTCCCTCACCCCACTTACAGAGCTGGTGGGTTGAAGAAGTCGACACAGCCCCTGGGGTCTTTATCCTCAATGGCCATAGCACAGCACAGAAAGAGCTTACCACATAAAGGAACACATGCATGCCTATGACAACAATTGTGTAGAGCCAAGTGAGAAGGAATTCGGCTTACTGATGAGtaagagagacagggagggggaATTATATGAGCTGTAGCACACAGGGAGAAACAAACACGATGAGTGAGTTTCTGCATGTTCGTTTGCTGACCTGATGTGGAGAATGTGAACTGGTGTTAGTGGGAGCCAAGAATGGTTAGGTAAGACGGCAGAAGGGTGAAGTGGTGGAAACCTTGGGTTCCATTAACaagaattttaatttgatttgcaTGAAAACTTGGAATCCAAGGAAGTTTCAAAGAAGGGCAATATAATGATTAAAACACAACTGAAGCTAATTCCCTGGGCAGGATGAATTCACATGAGGGAGGCTGGAGACCATCTACGAGGCAGGGCCCATTTATTCTCTCCCACTGGTGACTTCTGCCCCCAGATGAGGCCTGGTTTAACTCAAGGATTACAGAAGCTTCCATGCTGATCACAGGAGGTGGCTAAAGCCAGAAGAGCTTTGGAATACTTAGCCTCCTCTGAAGTTGTTTTCATGCTGAAAAAAACAATATACtttcttaaaaaactttttaaaaaattaattaattaatcaatttattttggcacgctgggtcttcgttgtggtgtgcgggcttctctagttgtggtgcacaggctgtagagtgcacgggctcagtagttgcggcatgtgggctctctagttgtggcatgtggcatctcagttccccgatcagggatcgaacccgggccccctgcattgggagtgtggagtcttaaccactggaccaccagggaagtccccaaaacaatatattttaaaaagagctccTTATGTATGTTTTTTAGGGGATGTTGTCACTAGATACCTTAGACTGCAAATCTTGCATGAAAATTTATTACCGTGGTATTAACTTACAGCaccccctcttcccaccccagcTAGGTTATGATGATCCTTGGCACTTGGAAACCAATAATAAGAAACAACCTTGCACACCaattcacttatattttcttaCATCCGAAAAGAGAGTTGTATGTGAATAAGAAATTCcactgaggaaatcaaacaaATTTCAGTTACAAGATGGATCGTCTCTGTCTTACTCCTAACATCTAATACAACAAAGGTATGGCATTCGAACCTTAACTTTTGCTTCTCTGCATTTGCAATGTTAATTTAGCACTTACATTCTTCCTCAGAAAGTGTACATGGAGCGATCCACCTACACAATGAAATAAGTAGTCATTTACATACCTATTAACTAAATTGCTCTCACAAAGAATTTCATAAATCCACAGTTACTACTctctaaaaataataagaattttataCTGTCAAGAGCAAGAGTACTTTCTGTTTTCCTGGCACTCTTATATTAGCCAAAGTAAAGCAAAAGCTAAAGCCCTCTAAAGCTTTCATGCTTCATTTTTCAGTCTGTCCCCAAATCCTTGCTTAAAACCCATCTAtactaaaatataatttcagaGCACACTTTGCTTTTTGATAGACTTTGTAATCCTCCTCATCTTCAGGAGATATGTTTTTACAGCTATGGGCTGAAGCCTTCCTTAAAGACCTTTGGGTTAAACAGGAAGTTCTTCTAATATTCTGCATTGTAATCGTCTTGAAAGCAGGGAGCGTGTTTTATTCACTTTTGATTCCCAAAAGCATTTTGCACTTTGCACAAGTAGGAGCTCAATAGATATTGGTAAAGCAAAACAATTCAATCAATCATAATCAGTTGCCTGCTTTTTGATACCTGATATTAGTTCCTACATAGTCTTAGAGGCCTTCAAATAagggaaaagcaaacaaacaagccccccccccccccccccccccccgcctcccacTCTGATCCAGCCTGCAGGTTATTTGAttcaccgcccccctccccccaccccattagACTTTAACCAAAAGAACTGTAACAAACTCAGACTCAGGAT
Coding sequences:
- the HACD2 gene encoding very-long-chain (3R)-3-hydroxyacyl-CoA dehydratase 2, whose protein sequence is MAAAAATAATKGNGGGGARAGAGEASGSRKKKGPGPLATAYLVIYNVVMTAGWLVIAVGLVRAYLAKGSYHSLYYSIEKPLKFFQTGALLEILHCAIGIVPSSVVLTSFQVMSRVFLIWAVTHSVKEVQSEDSVLLFVIAWTITEIIRYSFYTFSLLNHLPYLIKWARYTLFIVLYPMGVSGELLTIYAALPFVRQSGLYSISLPNKYNFSFDYYAFLILIMISYIPIFPQLYFHMIHQRRKVLSHAEEHKKFE